In Aythya fuligula isolate bAytFul2 chromosome 19, bAytFul2.pri, whole genome shotgun sequence, one genomic interval encodes:
- the TRIM32 gene encoding E3 ubiquitin-protein ligase TRIM32 isoform X1, translating into MATTALKNGTKTIGALWNKCEYRAWHRLKAASKAMASAPHLNSDALREVLECPICMESFTEEHLRPKLLHCGHTICKQCLEKLLANSINGIRCPFCSKITRITNLAQLTDNLTVLKIIDTAGLGEVVGLLMCKVCGRRLPRHFCKSCGLVLCEPCKEASHVPQGHSVIAIKEAAEERRREFGTRLARLRELMDDLQKRKASLEGVSRDLQSRYKAVLQDYSKEERKIQEELARSRKFFTTSLSEVEKVNNQVMEEQAYLLNLAEVQILSRCDYFLAKIKQGDIALLEEAADEEEPELTNSLPRELTLQEVELLKVSHVGPLQIGQVVKKPRTVNVEESLMETASSSSSSVSFREPDLQEEASCTPHASPAKPRMPEAAASIQQCHFIKRMGSKGSLPGMFNLPVSLHVTQQGEVLVADRGNFRIQVFTRKGFLKEIRRSPSGIDSFVLSFLGADLPNLTPLSVTMNCHGLIGVTDSYDNSVKVYTMDGHCVACHRSQLSKPWGIAALPSGQFVVTDVEGGKLWCFTVDRGVGVVKYSCLCSAVRPKFVTCDAEGTIYFTQGLGLNLENRQYEHHLEGGFSIGSVGPDGQLGRQISHFFSENEDFRCIAGMCVDARGDLIVADSSRKEILHFPKGGGYNILIREGLTCPVGIAITPKGQLLVLDCWDHCIKIYSYHLRRYSTP; encoded by the exons ATGGCAACCACGGCGCTGAAAAACGGAACCAAAAC aATCGGAGCTCTTTGGAATAAATGTGAGTACCGGGCTTGGCACAGGCTAAAGGCGGCTTCGAAAGCCATGGCTTCTGCCCCTCATCTCAACTCGGATGCGCTCCGCGAGGTCCTGGAGTGCCCCATCTGCATGGAGTCCTTCACCGAGGAGCACCTGAGGCCCAAGCTCTTACACTGCGGGCACACCATCTGCAAGCAGtgcctggagaagctgctggcTAACAGCATCAACGGCATACGCTGCCCCTTCTGCAGCAAAATCACCCGCATCACCAACTTGGCCCAGCTGACCGACAACCTGACGGTGCTGAAGATCATAGAcaccgcggggctgggggaggtggTGGGGCTGCTCATGTGCAAGGTCTGCGGGAGGAGGCTGCCCAGGCACTTCTGCAAGAGCTGTGGCTTGGTTCTGTGTGAGCCCTGCAAGGAGGCATCGCACGTGCCCCAAGGGCACAGCGTCATCGCCATCAAAGAGGCCGCTGAGGAGCGTAGGAGGGAATTTGGGACAAGGCTTGCCAGGCTTCGGGAGCTCATGGATgatctgcagaaaaggaaagcatCTCTGGAGGGTGTTTCGAGAGACCTGCAGTCTAGATACAAGGCAGTTCTGCAAGATTACAGCAAAGAAGAGCGCAAGATCCAGGAAGAACTTGCCAGGTCACGCAAGTTCTTCACCACCTCTTTATCTGAAGTGGAGAAGGTAAATAATCAGGTAATGGAGGAACAAGCTTATCTGCTGAACTTAGCAGAGGTGCAGATTCTGTCTCGCTGTGATTATTTCCTCGCCAAAATAAAGCAGGGAGATATAGCTCTGCTGGAGGAGGCGGCAGATGAGGAGGAGCCCGAGCTGACGAACAGTCTCCCGAGGGAGCTGACCCTGCAGGAGGTTGAGCTCCTGAAGGTGAGCCACGTGGGGCCGCTGCAGATCGGGCAGGTGGTGAAGAAACCCCGGACGGTGAACGTGGAGGAATCGCTGATGGAAAccgcatcctcctcctcctcctcggtgTCGTTCCGGGAGCCTGACCTGCAGGAGGAGGCCAGCTGCACGCCGCACGCCTCCCCAGCCAAGCCGAGGATGCCCGAAGCGGCCGCAAGCATCCAGCAGTGTCACTTCATCAAGAGGATGGGTTCCAAGGGCAGCCTGCCGGGGATGTTCAATCTGCCCGTCAGCCTCCACGTCACTCAGCAAGGGGAGGTGCTCGTGGCGGACCGAGGCAACTTCCGAATCCAGGTTTTCACCCGCAAGGGCTTCCTGAAGGAGATCCGCCGGAGCCCTAGCGGGATCGACAGCTTCGTGCTCAGCTTCCTCGGGGCAGACTTGCCCAATCTGACTCCCCTCTCGGTCACCATGAACTGCCACGGCCTGATCGGCGTGACCGACAGCTACGACAACTCGGTCAAGGTGTACACCATGGACGGCCACTGCGTGGCGTGCCACAGGAGCCAGCTGAGCAAGCCCTGGGGCATCGCGGCGCTGCCTTCCGGGCAGTTCGTGGTCACCGACGTGGAAGGGGGGAAGCTCTGGTGCTTCACCGTGGACCGCGGGGTGGGGGTGGTGAAGTACAGCTGCTTGTGCAGCGCGGTGCGCCCCAAGTTTGTCACCTGCGATGCCGAGGGGACCATCTACTTcacccaggggctggggctgaacCTGGAGAACCGCCAGTACGAGCACCACCTGGAAGGGGGCTTCTCCATCGGCTCCGTCGGCCCCGACGGGCAGCTGGGACGCCAGATCAGCCACTTCTTCTCCGAGAATGAAGACTTCAGGTGCATCGCTGGGATGTGCGTGGATGCCAGGGGAGACCTGATCGTTGCCGACAGCAGCCGGAAAGAAATCCTGCATTTTCCCAAAGGAGGAGGCTACAATATCTTGATCCGCGAAGGACTCACCTGTCCTGTTGGCATTGCCATTACCCCCAaagggcagctgctggtgctggacTGCTGGGATCATTGCATTAAGATCTACAGTTACCACCTGAGGAGATATTCCACCCCTTAA
- the TRIM32 gene encoding E3 ubiquitin-protein ligase TRIM32 isoform X2, whose product MASAPHLNSDALREVLECPICMESFTEEHLRPKLLHCGHTICKQCLEKLLANSINGIRCPFCSKITRITNLAQLTDNLTVLKIIDTAGLGEVVGLLMCKVCGRRLPRHFCKSCGLVLCEPCKEASHVPQGHSVIAIKEAAEERRREFGTRLARLRELMDDLQKRKASLEGVSRDLQSRYKAVLQDYSKEERKIQEELARSRKFFTTSLSEVEKVNNQVMEEQAYLLNLAEVQILSRCDYFLAKIKQGDIALLEEAADEEEPELTNSLPRELTLQEVELLKVSHVGPLQIGQVVKKPRTVNVEESLMETASSSSSSVSFREPDLQEEASCTPHASPAKPRMPEAAASIQQCHFIKRMGSKGSLPGMFNLPVSLHVTQQGEVLVADRGNFRIQVFTRKGFLKEIRRSPSGIDSFVLSFLGADLPNLTPLSVTMNCHGLIGVTDSYDNSVKVYTMDGHCVACHRSQLSKPWGIAALPSGQFVVTDVEGGKLWCFTVDRGVGVVKYSCLCSAVRPKFVTCDAEGTIYFTQGLGLNLENRQYEHHLEGGFSIGSVGPDGQLGRQISHFFSENEDFRCIAGMCVDARGDLIVADSSRKEILHFPKGGGYNILIREGLTCPVGIAITPKGQLLVLDCWDHCIKIYSYHLRRYSTP is encoded by the coding sequence ATGGCTTCTGCCCCTCATCTCAACTCGGATGCGCTCCGCGAGGTCCTGGAGTGCCCCATCTGCATGGAGTCCTTCACCGAGGAGCACCTGAGGCCCAAGCTCTTACACTGCGGGCACACCATCTGCAAGCAGtgcctggagaagctgctggcTAACAGCATCAACGGCATACGCTGCCCCTTCTGCAGCAAAATCACCCGCATCACCAACTTGGCCCAGCTGACCGACAACCTGACGGTGCTGAAGATCATAGAcaccgcggggctgggggaggtggTGGGGCTGCTCATGTGCAAGGTCTGCGGGAGGAGGCTGCCCAGGCACTTCTGCAAGAGCTGTGGCTTGGTTCTGTGTGAGCCCTGCAAGGAGGCATCGCACGTGCCCCAAGGGCACAGCGTCATCGCCATCAAAGAGGCCGCTGAGGAGCGTAGGAGGGAATTTGGGACAAGGCTTGCCAGGCTTCGGGAGCTCATGGATgatctgcagaaaaggaaagcatCTCTGGAGGGTGTTTCGAGAGACCTGCAGTCTAGATACAAGGCAGTTCTGCAAGATTACAGCAAAGAAGAGCGCAAGATCCAGGAAGAACTTGCCAGGTCACGCAAGTTCTTCACCACCTCTTTATCTGAAGTGGAGAAGGTAAATAATCAGGTAATGGAGGAACAAGCTTATCTGCTGAACTTAGCAGAGGTGCAGATTCTGTCTCGCTGTGATTATTTCCTCGCCAAAATAAAGCAGGGAGATATAGCTCTGCTGGAGGAGGCGGCAGATGAGGAGGAGCCCGAGCTGACGAACAGTCTCCCGAGGGAGCTGACCCTGCAGGAGGTTGAGCTCCTGAAGGTGAGCCACGTGGGGCCGCTGCAGATCGGGCAGGTGGTGAAGAAACCCCGGACGGTGAACGTGGAGGAATCGCTGATGGAAAccgcatcctcctcctcctcctcggtgTCGTTCCGGGAGCCTGACCTGCAGGAGGAGGCCAGCTGCACGCCGCACGCCTCCCCAGCCAAGCCGAGGATGCCCGAAGCGGCCGCAAGCATCCAGCAGTGTCACTTCATCAAGAGGATGGGTTCCAAGGGCAGCCTGCCGGGGATGTTCAATCTGCCCGTCAGCCTCCACGTCACTCAGCAAGGGGAGGTGCTCGTGGCGGACCGAGGCAACTTCCGAATCCAGGTTTTCACCCGCAAGGGCTTCCTGAAGGAGATCCGCCGGAGCCCTAGCGGGATCGACAGCTTCGTGCTCAGCTTCCTCGGGGCAGACTTGCCCAATCTGACTCCCCTCTCGGTCACCATGAACTGCCACGGCCTGATCGGCGTGACCGACAGCTACGACAACTCGGTCAAGGTGTACACCATGGACGGCCACTGCGTGGCGTGCCACAGGAGCCAGCTGAGCAAGCCCTGGGGCATCGCGGCGCTGCCTTCCGGGCAGTTCGTGGTCACCGACGTGGAAGGGGGGAAGCTCTGGTGCTTCACCGTGGACCGCGGGGTGGGGGTGGTGAAGTACAGCTGCTTGTGCAGCGCGGTGCGCCCCAAGTTTGTCACCTGCGATGCCGAGGGGACCATCTACTTcacccaggggctggggctgaacCTGGAGAACCGCCAGTACGAGCACCACCTGGAAGGGGGCTTCTCCATCGGCTCCGTCGGCCCCGACGGGCAGCTGGGACGCCAGATCAGCCACTTCTTCTCCGAGAATGAAGACTTCAGGTGCATCGCTGGGATGTGCGTGGATGCCAGGGGAGACCTGATCGTTGCCGACAGCAGCCGGAAAGAAATCCTGCATTTTCCCAAAGGAGGAGGCTACAATATCTTGATCCGCGAAGGACTCACCTGTCCTGTTGGCATTGCCATTACCCCCAaagggcagctgctggtgctggacTGCTGGGATCATTGCATTAAGATCTACAGTTACCACCTGAGGAGATATTCCACCCCTTAA